The Dehalogenimonas lykanthroporepellens BL-DC-9 genome includes a window with the following:
- a CDS encoding type I site-specific deoxyribonuclease, HsdR family (SMART: DEAD-like helicase~TIGRFAM: type I site-specific deoxyribonuclease, HsdR family~KEGG: mvn:Mevan_0082 HsdR family type I site-specific deoxyribonuclease~PFAM: type III restriction protein res subunit; protein of unknown function DUF450) translates to MTESSRYQIVTENPQSTVVAEYIAYRTEKSYQSEAELENAFIAQLQSQAYEYLHITSESDLITNLRKQLEKLNEFAFTDIEWERFFTSEIANPNQSITEKTATIQEDFIKNLKRDDGTVKNIYLLRKDKIHDNCLQVINQYASEDGQRPNRYDVTVLVNGLPLVHIELKRRGVAIQEAFNQINRYLRESFWASSGLFEYVQIFIITNGTHTKYYSNTTRNEHIKESVEGAVKKGKRSSNSFEFTSWWADSTNKPITDLVDFAKTFFAKHTLLNILTRYCVFTSDKQLLVMRPYQIAATERILNRIEVSTNYKKLGTREAGGYIWHTTGSGKTLTSFKTAQLTSKLPYVDKVLFVVDRKDLDYQTMREYDKFQKGAANSNTSTAILRRQLEDANARIIITTIQKLDRFIGRNKGHTIFSGHTVLIFDECHRSQFGEMRAAITKAFKSYHIFGFTGTPIFAVNAASGGRPDLKTTEQAFGEKLHTYTIVDAIADKNVLPFKVDYVSTVREAEDIEDKQVRDIDRESALAAPERLSNIVQYIRDHFDQKTKRNSFYKLKDRRLAGFNSIFAVSSIDTAKKYYAEFKKQLADAPSDKKLKIALIYSFGVNDEDADGMIDENSEDTSGLDASSRDFLESAIKDYNAMFGTSYDTSSDKFQNYYKDVSERVKNREVDILLVVNMFLTGFDATTLNTLWVDKNLRLHGLLQAYSRTNRILNTVKTFGNIVCFRNLEKATNESIGLFGDKEASGIVLLKSYDDYYNGYTDGDKQVRGYVSLIAELQDRFPIGERILGEQDQKDFIRLYSGILRVRNILVTFDEFTGNEILTERDVQDYHSIYIDLYNEFRREDETAKENINDDIVFEMELIKQVEINIDYILSLIEKYHEDHVKNRELLIDINKAIDSSVELRNKKDLINHFITTLDSHSVVDEDWQKYVEEKRIEELDEIIKHESLNREETYKFVRNAFRNGSVATTGTALAKVLPPVSRFSPGGERSKMRESVLNKLMRFFDRFFGISSGEL, encoded by the coding sequence ATGACAGAAAGTAGCCGGTACCAAATAGTAACGGAAAACCCACAAAGTACAGTAGTTGCGGAGTACATAGCTTATCGCACGGAGAAGTCATATCAAAGCGAAGCGGAACTGGAAAACGCGTTCATCGCCCAGTTGCAGTCCCAGGCGTACGAGTACTTACACATCACTTCCGAGTCCGATTTGATTACCAATCTACGGAAACAACTGGAAAAACTGAATGAATTCGCCTTTACCGATATCGAATGGGAGCGATTTTTTACCAGTGAAATAGCCAATCCCAATCAAAGTATCACTGAAAAAACAGCCACTATTCAAGAAGACTTTATTAAAAACCTGAAACGGGATGACGGAACGGTCAAAAACATCTATCTGCTCCGTAAGGACAAGATTCATGATAACTGTTTGCAGGTTATCAATCAGTATGCCAGTGAAGATGGTCAGCGCCCGAACCGATATGATGTAACGGTGCTGGTCAACGGCCTACCGCTGGTACATATCGAGCTAAAAAGGCGCGGTGTAGCCATTCAAGAGGCCTTTAACCAGATCAATCGCTATCTGCGTGAAAGCTTCTGGGCGAGTTCGGGGTTATTTGAATATGTGCAAATATTTATCATCACCAACGGCACACATACCAAGTACTACAGCAATACTACCCGCAACGAACATATCAAGGAATCTGTCGAAGGCGCTGTCAAAAAGGGAAAACGCTCCAGCAACAGTTTCGAATTCACCAGCTGGTGGGCGGATTCTACTAATAAGCCTATCACCGACCTGGTAGATTTCGCCAAAACCTTTTTCGCCAAACATACCCTGTTGAATATTCTTACCCGGTACTGTGTTTTTACCAGTGACAAACAGCTTCTGGTGATGCGCCCCTATCAGATAGCGGCGACAGAAAGAATACTCAATAGAATCGAAGTCAGCACCAACTATAAAAAGCTGGGAACCAGAGAAGCCGGTGGTTATATCTGGCATACTACCGGCTCAGGCAAAACCCTGACCAGTTTCAAGACAGCCCAGCTCACCAGCAAACTGCCGTACGTTGACAAGGTGCTTTTCGTGGTTGACCGCAAAGACCTCGATTACCAGACCATGCGGGAGTACGATAAATTCCAAAAAGGCGCAGCCAACAGCAACACCAGCACAGCGATATTAAGGCGCCAATTGGAAGACGCCAATGCGCGTATCATTATCACAACAATTCAAAAGCTGGACCGGTTTATCGGGCGTAATAAAGGTCACACCATTTTTAGCGGTCATACGGTGCTGATTTTCGACGAATGCCACCGCTCCCAGTTCGGTGAAATGCGGGCCGCCATTACCAAAGCCTTCAAGAGCTACCACATATTCGGTTTCACCGGCACTCCGATTTTTGCCGTGAACGCCGCTTCAGGCGGACGTCCTGATTTGAAGACCACAGAACAAGCCTTCGGTGAGAAATTGCATACGTATACAATTGTGGATGCTATCGCCGATAAGAACGTATTACCGTTTAAGGTTGATTATGTTTCCACGGTGCGTGAAGCGGAAGATATCGAAGATAAACAGGTACGCGATATTGACCGGGAGTCAGCCCTGGCCGCGCCGGAGCGTTTATCGAATATCGTTCAATATATCCGGGATCATTTTGACCAGAAAACTAAAAGAAACAGCTTTTACAAGCTCAAGGACCGCAGACTCGCAGGATTCAACTCGATTTTCGCCGTCTCCTCAATAGACACGGCTAAAAAATACTACGCTGAATTTAAAAAACAATTGGCGGACGCCCCAAGTGATAAAAAGCTCAAAATAGCGCTGATATACAGTTTCGGTGTTAATGATGAAGATGCCGATGGAATGATAGATGAAAACTCCGAGGATACCAGTGGATTGGATGCCAGTTCGAGGGATTTTCTGGAAAGTGCTATCAAAGATTACAACGCCATGTTTGGCACGTCTTACGATACTTCTTCGGATAAATTCCAGAATTACTATAAAGATGTGAGTGAACGGGTGAAAAACCGGGAAGTGGATATTCTCCTGGTGGTGAATATGTTCCTAACCGGCTTTGACGCAACCACGCTCAATACCTTGTGGGTGGATAAGAATCTGCGTTTGCATGGTTTATTACAGGCGTACTCACGCACCAACCGCATTCTGAATACGGTCAAGACATTCGGTAACATCGTTTGCTTTCGCAACCTGGAAAAAGCTACTAATGAATCCATTGGCCTTTTCGGTGATAAAGAAGCCAGCGGGATTGTCCTCTTAAAATCGTACGATGATTACTACAATGGCTATACCGATGGAGATAAGCAGGTCCGGGGGTATGTCAGTCTGATAGCAGAACTTCAGGATAGATTCCCGATAGGTGAGCGAATTCTTGGCGAGCAAGACCAAAAGGATTTCATCAGGCTATATAGCGGGATTTTACGGGTTAGAAATATCCTGGTCACCTTTGATGAGTTTACCGGCAACGAAATATTGACTGAACGTGATGTTCAAGATTATCACAGCATTTATATTGACCTCTATAACGAATTTCGCCGTGAAGATGAAACTGCCAAAGAAAACATCAATGACGATATCGTGTTTGAAATGGAGTTAATTAAGCAGGTCGAAATCAATATAGATTATATTTTAAGCCTTATCGAAAAATACCATGAGGACCATGTAAAGAATCGTGAACTTCTTATCGATATCAACAAGGCAATCGACTCTAGCGTTGAGCTTCGCAACAAAAAGGATCTCATCAACCATTTTATCACTACCCTCGATAGCCATTCAGTTGTTGATGAAGACTGGCAGAAGTATGTGGAAGAGAAGCGAATTGAGGAGCTTGACGAGATTATCAAGCACGAAAGTCTTAATCGAGAAGAAACCTATAAGTTCGTCCGCAACGCTTTTCGGAACGGCAGTGTCGCGACGACAGGCACTGCGCTGGCAAAGGTTTTACCGCCTGTATCACGTTTCTCACCAGGTGGGGAGCGCTCAAAGATGCGCGAAAGTGTTTTGAATAAATTGATGCGTTTCTTCGACCGGTTCTTTGGTATTTCCAGCGGGGAATTGTAA
- a CDS encoding short-chain dehydrogenase/reductase SDR (PFAM: short-chain dehydrogenase/reductase SDR~KEGG: eba:ebA5789 (S)-1-phenylethanol dehydrogenase), whose product MGRLEGKVAIVTGGATGIGRAYSVGLAKEGAKLVVADISDGSETSKLVREAGSEALGLKVDVTNEESTQKMAKDAIEKFGRIDILVNNAGIYPTTPFEAMTFAEWKKVLAVNLDGNFLATKAVLPQMKTQKYGRIVNISSGTVFMGTPGLAHYITTKAGVIGFTRTLASELGEYGITVNAIAPGLTATDTVLKGSLAGSFDVIIPQQAIKRQQKPEDLVGALLFFVTDEGSFVTGQTLAVDGGLVRH is encoded by the coding sequence ATGGGAAGATTAGAAGGCAAGGTAGCTATCGTGACCGGGGGAGCAACTGGCATAGGCAGGGCTTATAGTGTTGGTTTGGCTAAAGAAGGGGCCAAGTTGGTTGTAGCTGATATTTCTGATGGCAGTGAAACGTCGAAACTTGTTAGGGAGGCTGGAAGTGAGGCGCTAGGCTTAAAAGTAGATGTGACCAATGAAGAATCTACACAGAAAATGGCCAAGGATGCTATCGAAAAATTCGGAAGAATCGATATTCTCGTCAACAACGCCGGTATATATCCCACTACTCCATTTGAAGCAATGACTTTTGCTGAATGGAAAAAGGTTTTGGCAGTTAATTTGGACGGTAATTTCCTGGCAACGAAAGCCGTACTTCCACAAATGAAAACCCAAAAATACGGTCGTATAGTAAACATTTCTTCGGGGACTGTTTTCATGGGTACACCGGGTTTGGCTCACTATATTACAACAAAAGCGGGAGTTATCGGCTTTACCAGGACTCTTGCAAGTGAATTAGGTGAGTATGGTATTACCGTCAATGCTATAGCTCCTGGTTTAACCGCAACCGACACCGTCCTGAAAGGATCCTTGGCAGGATCCTTTGACGTGATTATTCCCCAACAGGCAATCAAACGGCAACAGAAGCCTGAAGACCTGGTAGGAGCGCTTTTGTTTTTTGTCACCGATGAAGGCTCTTTTGTAACTGGTCAAACTCTTGCTGTAGACGGAGGACTGGTCAGACACTGA
- a CDS encoding degV family protein (KEGG: sth:STH3161 hypothetical protein~TIGRFAM: degV family protein~PFAM: DegV family protein) — protein MKIVTDSGTDTGLSPAQLEELNITVVPLVVSLEGKSYFEGVNITPEEFYPLLTQAKRMPITSQPSVGTFAEEYKRIAADDPEILSIHMSSGLSGTYNAAVAAAELVPEASITHVDTKTLSAAAGWQVKAAAAAAKTGWAKDRILDLMKRIGSASDSIYTLKELKYLIHGGRISHLTGTIASLLDIKPLIGVEKKGGTYVQLGRVRTFNKALEGLVDLIARQHPKGSSLRIQVLHSFNPEGAATLREMADARFDCNWLPLGPLSLVLGAHTGPSMVGVAYAPAEVFNEIPAGAGI, from the coding sequence ATGAAAATTGTAACCGACAGCGGAACGGATACCGGGTTATCGCCGGCACAACTCGAAGAGCTGAACATCACCGTCGTGCCGCTGGTGGTATCACTTGAGGGCAAGAGCTATTTCGAAGGCGTCAATATCACTCCGGAGGAGTTTTATCCGTTATTGACTCAAGCGAAACGGATGCCCATCACCTCTCAACCTTCGGTCGGCACCTTCGCCGAAGAGTATAAACGCATCGCGGCCGACGACCCCGAAATCCTGTCGATACACATGTCTTCCGGTTTGAGCGGCACCTATAACGCCGCCGTAGCCGCCGCCGAACTGGTACCGGAAGCCAGCATCACCCATGTCGACACTAAGACCCTGTCCGCCGCCGCCGGCTGGCAGGTCAAAGCCGCCGCCGCGGCCGCCAAAACCGGCTGGGCCAAAGACAGAATTCTGGACTTGATGAAACGAATCGGTTCAGCGAGCGACAGCATCTATACTCTCAAGGAGCTGAAGTACCTGATTCACGGCGGACGCATCAGCCACCTGACCGGAACGATAGCTTCATTACTGGACATCAAGCCGCTTATCGGCGTGGAAAAGAAGGGCGGCACCTATGTCCAGCTGGGCCGGGTGCGCACCTTCAATAAAGCCCTGGAAGGCCTGGTTGACCTGATAGCCCGCCAGCATCCCAAAGGCAGTTCCCTGCGGATTCAGGTGCTTCATTCGTTCAACCCCGAAGGCGCGGCCACTTTGCGCGAAATGGCTGACGCGCGGTTCGACTGCAACTGGTTGCCGCTGGGGCCGCTGTCGCTGGTGCTGGGCGCTCATACCGGCCCCAGCATGGTGGGGGTTGCCTACGCGCCGGCTGAGGTTTTTAATGAGATACCGGCAGGGGCGGGTATTTAA
- a CDS encoding cysteine synthase (KEGG: tva:TVAG_368890 cysteine synthases family protein~TIGRFAM: cysteine synthase~PFAM: Pyridoxal-5'-phosphate-dependent protein beta subunit): MAANILKLIGNTPVVRINRLNPNPAVTIYAKLEGQNPTGSIKDRIALSMIEQAEKAGQLVKGKTILEPTSGNTGVALAMIGIVKDYDVEIVMSDAVSLERRQMIQAFGARVTLTDGRLGTDGAITRARELIKAEPERYFMPDQFSNEYNKMAHYRTTGEEIWRQTGGKVDYFVSSLGTSGTIMGVGKVLRERNPAVKIVSAHPVRGHYIQGLKNMEEAIVPAIYDPSQIDTTIMVETEEAWETARQIVRQEGIFVGMSSGAAMYAAAQVAREIDTGTIVVIFPDRGEKYLSTGLFQSR, from the coding sequence ATGGCCGCAAACATCCTGAAACTCATCGGCAATACGCCAGTCGTCCGCATCAACCGCCTCAATCCCAACCCGGCGGTGACCATATACGCCAAACTGGAAGGCCAGAACCCGACCGGCAGTATCAAGGACCGCATCGCCCTGAGCATGATAGAACAGGCGGAGAAGGCCGGACAGCTGGTGAAAGGCAAGACCATCCTGGAGCCGACTTCGGGCAACACCGGCGTCGCCCTGGCCATGATCGGCATCGTCAAGGACTACGATGTGGAAATAGTGATGAGTGACGCCGTTTCGCTGGAACGCCGCCAGATGATACAGGCCTTCGGGGCCCGGGTCACCCTGACCGACGGCCGTCTGGGCACCGACGGCGCCATTACCAGAGCCCGCGAACTCATCAAGGCCGAACCCGAACGCTACTTCATGCCGGACCAGTTTTCCAACGAATACAACAAGATGGCGCATTACCGCACCACCGGGGAAGAGATATGGCGCCAGACCGGCGGCAAGGTGGATTACTTCGTGTCCTCACTGGGGACTTCGGGCACCATCATGGGTGTCGGCAAGGTACTGAGGGAACGCAATCCGGCGGTCAAAATCGTCAGCGCCCATCCCGTCCGGGGACATTACATCCAGGGACTCAAGAACATGGAGGAGGCCATCGTCCCGGCCATCTACGACCCGTCACAGATAGACACTACCATCATGGTGGAGACCGAGGAGGCCTGGGAAACGGCCCGGCAAATAGTGCGCCAGGAGGGGATTTTCGTCGGCATGAGTTCCGGCGCCGCCATGTACGCCGCGGCGCAAGTGGCCCGGGAAATCGATACCGGCACCATCGTGGTCATCTTCCCCGACCGGGGAGAAAAGTACCTGAGTACGGGGCTGTTCCAATCCCGGTAG
- a CDS encoding hydroxymethylbutenyl pyrophosphate reductase (TIGRFAM: hydroxymethylbutenyl pyrophosphate reductase~KEGG: deg:DehalGT_1080 hydroxymethylbutenyl pyrophosphate reductase~PFAM: LytB protein) has product MKIERAPDLGFCFGVKRALATLEEVAREKGGIETLGALVHNQQVMSRLESLGVRVVKDISEITGDTVVISSHGIGPKVLEAIESRGIEVVDTTCPFVQRAQKAARRLAEAGFFTLIYGDVNHPEVKGILGWAEGRGMATLSLEELNQCELPRHVGLLSQTTQVPASFIRFAQSAMEKTLVKDAELRVVDTVCHDIRRRQSATLSLAGRADLMLVIGGHHSANTRHLVELCRPVTETHLVETAEELDPAWLAGHNLVGVTAGASTAPDTIDRVVARLEGAGAEN; this is encoded by the coding sequence ATGAAGATAGAAAGAGCGCCCGACCTGGGCTTCTGCTTCGGCGTCAAGCGCGCCCTGGCTACCCTGGAAGAGGTGGCCCGGGAAAAAGGCGGCATCGAAACGCTGGGGGCGCTGGTCCACAACCAGCAGGTAATGTCCCGGCTGGAAAGCCTGGGTGTCCGGGTAGTCAAGGATATTTCGGAAATCACCGGAGACACCGTGGTCATCAGCTCTCACGGCATCGGGCCTAAAGTGCTGGAAGCAATCGAGTCCCGCGGCATCGAGGTTGTGGATACCACCTGCCCGTTCGTTCAGCGGGCCCAGAAGGCGGCGCGCCGCCTGGCCGAGGCCGGTTTTTTCACTCTGATATACGGCGACGTCAACCACCCGGAGGTCAAGGGCATCCTGGGCTGGGCGGAGGGCCGGGGCATGGCCACGCTGTCGCTGGAAGAACTGAACCAATGCGAACTGCCCCGCCATGTCGGTCTGCTGTCGCAGACGACCCAGGTGCCGGCCAGCTTCATCCGCTTCGCCCAGTCAGCCATGGAAAAGACGCTGGTCAAGGACGCCGAACTGCGGGTAGTGGATACCGTCTGCCATGATATCCGGCGCCGCCAGTCAGCTACCCTGTCGCTGGCCGGAAGGGCCGACCTGATGCTGGTCATCGGCGGCCATCACAGCGCCAATACCCGCCACCTGGTGGAGCTGTGCCGACCGGTGACCGAAACCCACCTGGTGGAAACCGCCGAAGAACTGGACCCGGCCTGGCTGGCCGGACATAACCTGGTCGGCGTTACCGCCGGGGCCTCCACCGCCCCGGACACCATCGACCGGGTGGTGGCACGGCTGGAAGGCGCGGGCGCGGAAAACTGA
- a CDS encoding phospholipid/glycerol acyltransferase (KEGG: adg:Adeg_1147 1-acyl-sn-glycerol-3-phosphate acyltransferase~PFAM: phospholipid/glycerol acyltransferase~SMART: phospholipid/glycerol acyltransferase), giving the protein MKLAWYYPLVRLTFRIMSLFTRVEVTGRENMPDGVPLVICANHISSFDPPLLGLHLPRYGVYFLAKKELFKNRVFGTILKGSGAIPLNRDGASGASFKTAARVIKHKGAIIIFPEGKRNPAGTLTPAMPGAGYLAAAFRTRVVPVAITGTETIRGKWWFLKRHRVKITIGRPFVITGDGKKPDRDDLTAYGDRIMRAIAELLPEDYRGVYGKTES; this is encoded by the coding sequence ATGAAACTAGCCTGGTATTACCCTCTGGTACGCCTGACCTTCCGCATCATGTCCCTGTTCACCCGGGTAGAGGTGACCGGCCGGGAAAACATGCCCGACGGTGTACCGCTGGTGATATGCGCCAATCATATCAGCTCGTTCGACCCGCCCCTGCTGGGACTGCACCTGCCACGCTACGGCGTCTATTTCCTGGCCAAAAAGGAGCTGTTCAAGAACCGCGTCTTCGGCACTATCCTGAAAGGCTCCGGGGCCATCCCGCTGAACCGTGACGGCGCTTCCGGCGCTTCCTTCAAGACCGCCGCCCGTGTCATCAAACATAAGGGCGCCATCATCATCTTCCCCGAAGGCAAGCGCAACCCGGCGGGGACACTGACACCGGCCATGCCGGGGGCCGGTTACCTGGCCGCCGCCTTCCGCACCCGGGTGGTGCCGGTAGCCATCACCGGCACCGAGACCATCCGCGGCAAATGGTGGTTCCTCAAGCGGCACCGGGTTAAAATCACCATCGGCCGGCCATTCGTAATCACCGGCGACGGTAAAAAGCCGGACAGGGACGACCTGACCGCCTACGGCGACCGCATCATGCGGGCTATTGCCGAACTCCTGCCGGAAGACTACCGCGGCGTGTACGGGAAAACGGAATCATGA
- a CDS encoding protein of unknown function DUF255 (PFAM: protein of unknown function DUF255~KEGG: rxy:Rxyl_2540 hypothetical protein), with product MANHLKDAVSPYLRQHADNPVEWYPWADEALARAKKENKPILLSVGYSACHWCHVMAHESFEDEATAAVMNRHFINIKVDREERPDIDSIYMAAVQAMTGHGGWPMTVFLTPDGKPFYGGTYYPPEDRHGLPAFTRILEAVAEAYRERPDEVAATATRLVTAVADKPVGDAGESSLTVELLDRAFQALTRDFDENHAGFGGAPKFPQPLVLDFLLRYHYRTSSARALEMVEKTLEAMYRGGMYDHLGGGFHRYSVDDAWQVPHFEKMLYDNALLARVYLHAFQITGKAQYRLVTEDILDYVLEEMTDPATSGFYSAQDADSEGEEGRYYIWTPDEIESVLGRESAEIFGRRYGVTQAGNFEGRNILHLTGEFSVEASAGVSADRARLLAERRKRVPPGTDTKILVSWNAMTQLALASAGVALDRPDYLAAAEANAAFLLDNLLDSGRLRHTVSVAEGFLEDYALLTESLLALHKATLTPRWLRQAMALGAAMVELFWDEDEGVFYDTPADAGQLFQRPRNFQDGAVPSGASVASLALLRLSRLADERSYWQTAGRALKGVSSFMGRYPLGFGLWLGALDFYLGPQQEVAVIGPAADDASRRLVAVVGRAFRPNTVLAGLDAGDSEGIASLPLFQGRGQTAGQPTAWVCRSFTCYPPVTAPVDLEQVLEL from the coding sequence ATGGCTAACCATCTGAAAGACGCCGTCAGTCCGTATCTGCGTCAGCATGCCGACAATCCGGTGGAGTGGTACCCCTGGGCCGATGAGGCGCTGGCACGGGCCAAAAAGGAAAACAAGCCGATACTGCTGAGCGTCGGTTACTCCGCCTGTCACTGGTGTCACGTCATGGCTCATGAAAGCTTTGAAGACGAGGCCACCGCCGCAGTCATGAACCGCCATTTCATCAATATCAAGGTGGACCGGGAAGAACGCCCGGACATCGACAGCATCTATATGGCGGCGGTTCAGGCCATGACCGGTCACGGCGGCTGGCCGATGACGGTATTTCTGACGCCCGACGGCAAACCTTTCTACGGCGGTACCTATTACCCGCCGGAAGACCGTCACGGTCTGCCGGCCTTCACCCGGATTCTGGAGGCGGTGGCCGAGGCGTATCGTGAACGTCCCGATGAAGTGGCCGCCACCGCCACCCGGCTAGTGACAGCGGTGGCCGATAAGCCCGTCGGGGATGCCGGAGAGAGCTCGCTGACGGTGGAACTGCTGGACCGGGCCTTCCAGGCCCTGACGCGGGACTTCGACGAAAACCATGCCGGGTTCGGCGGCGCGCCCAAGTTCCCCCAGCCGCTGGTGCTGGACTTTCTGCTCCGCTACCATTACCGGACTTCCTCGGCCCGGGCGCTGGAAATGGTAGAGAAAACGCTGGAGGCCATGTATCGGGGCGGTATGTATGACCACCTGGGCGGCGGCTTTCATCGCTATTCCGTGGACGACGCCTGGCAGGTGCCGCACTTCGAAAAAATGCTCTACGACAACGCCCTGCTGGCCCGGGTCTATCTGCACGCTTTTCAGATTACCGGTAAAGCGCAGTACCGGCTGGTGACTGAGGATATACTGGACTATGTGCTGGAAGAGATGACCGACCCCGCCACCAGCGGCTTTTACAGCGCCCAGGACGCTGATTCCGAGGGCGAAGAAGGCCGTTATTATATCTGGACGCCGGATGAAATCGAGTCAGTGCTGGGCCGGGAGTCAGCCGAGATTTTCGGCCGCCGTTACGGTGTCACCCAAGCCGGAAACTTCGAGGGTCGCAATATCCTGCACCTGACCGGTGAATTCAGCGTCGAAGCCTCAGCCGGGGTCAGCGCCGACCGGGCCAGACTGCTGGCTGAGCGTCGGAAACGGGTGCCGCCGGGCACCGATACCAAGATACTGGTTTCCTGGAACGCCATGACCCAGTTAGCGCTGGCCTCAGCCGGTGTTGCCCTCGACCGGCCGGACTACCTGGCCGCCGCCGAAGCCAACGCCGCTTTTCTGCTGGATAATCTGCTCGATTCCGGCCGCTTGCGCCATACCGTTTCGGTGGCTGAAGGTTTCCTGGAGGATTATGCCCTGTTGACCGAAAGCCTGCTGGCTCTCCATAAGGCCACGCTGACACCGCGCTGGCTGAGGCAGGCGATGGCGCTGGGGGCGGCCATGGTCGAACTGTTCTGGGACGAAGACGAAGGTGTTTTCTATGACACGCCGGCCGATGCCGGCCAACTGTTCCAGCGACCCCGCAATTTTCAGGATGGCGCCGTGCCGTCAGGGGCTTCGGTAGCTTCGCTGGCCTTGCTCAGGCTGTCGCGCCTGGCCGATGAGCGAAGCTACTGGCAGACGGCCGGTCGGGCCCTTAAAGGCGTAAGCTCTTTCATGGGCCGCTATCCGCTCGGCTTCGGTCTGTGGCTGGGCGCGCTGGACTTCTACCTCGGCCCCCAGCAGGAAGTGGCCGTCATCGGCCCCGCCGCGGATGACGCTTCCCGCCGGCTAGTCGCCGTAGTCGGCCGCGCTTTCCGTCCCAACACAGTGCTGGCCGGGCTGGATGCGGGCGACAGCGAGGGTATCGCCTCCCTGCCCCTGTTCCAGGGACGCGGACAGACCGCCGGCCAGCCGACAGCCTGGGTCTGCCGCAGTTTCACCTGCTATCCGCCGGTGACCGCCCCGGTTGATCTGGAACAGGTGCTGGAGCTTTAA
- a CDS encoding Integral membrane protein TerC (PFAM: Integral membrane protein TerC~KEGG: det:DET0184 TerC family membrane protein) translates to MDIGIWPWILFNAFLVTMLALDLFVFHRHAHVLKFKEAIGWVVVWISLAIVFGLGIGVFSGWEHATDYFAAYVVEESLSVDNLFVFLMLFTYFCVPREYRHRVLFWGIVGAILMRAGFIFGGIALINAFHWIIYIFGAFLVFTGVRMGMKKEEDPHPEANPVLKLVRRFLPMSQQYDGGNFFTVENGRRVATPLLAVLVAVETTDIIFAVDSIPAVLSITTDPFIVFTSNMFAIMGLRSIYFALEGFADRLYYLHYGLAIILVFLGFKMLISGVYHMPTFLSLAVIFVVLGISVIASLKRPPQPELPPESPSCATDLGEEEPIDDR, encoded by the coding sequence ATGGACATCGGCATCTGGCCCTGGATTCTTTTCAACGCCTTTCTGGTCACCATGCTGGCGCTGGACCTGTTCGTTTTTCATCGTCACGCCCACGTCCTCAAGTTCAAAGAAGCTATCGGCTGGGTGGTGGTATGGATCAGTCTGGCTATTGTATTCGGCCTGGGCATCGGCGTTTTCAGCGGCTGGGAGCACGCCACCGACTATTTCGCCGCCTATGTGGTGGAGGAATCACTCTCGGTCGATAACCTCTTCGTCTTTCTGATGCTGTTCACTTACTTCTGCGTGCCGCGGGAGTATCGCCACCGGGTATTGTTCTGGGGCATCGTCGGCGCTATCCTGATGCGGGCCGGCTTCATCTTCGGCGGCATCGCCCTCATCAACGCCTTCCACTGGATAATCTACATTTTCGGCGCCTTTTTAGTGTTTACCGGCGTCCGCATGGGGATGAAAAAAGAAGAGGATCCTCATCCTGAAGCCAATCCGGTGTTGAAACTGGTGCGGCGCTTTCTGCCGATGAGTCAACAGTATGACGGCGGCAATTTCTTCACCGTTGAAAACGGCCGCCGGGTAGCCACGCCTCTGCTGGCGGTGCTGGTGGCGGTGGAAACCACCGACATCATCTTCGCCGTCGACTCCATCCCCGCGGTGCTGTCTATCACCACCGATCCGTTCATCGTCTTTACCTCCAACATGTTCGCCATCATGGGCCTGCGTTCCATCTATTTCGCCCTGGAGGGATTCGCCGACCGGCTTTACTATCTCCATTACGGCCTGGCCATCATCCTGGTGTTCCTGGGTTTCAAGATGCTCATTTCCGGCGTCTATCACATGCCGACCTTCCTCTCACTGGCCGTCATCTTCGTGGTGCTGGGTATCTCGGTCATCGCCTCGTTGAAACGGCCGCCTCAGCCGGAACTGCCGCCGGAATCGCCGTCCTGCGCTACCGACCTGGGCGAGGAGGAACCCATCGATGACCGGTAG